The genomic interval aacttctttttttttctatgactGAATATTACTgaatctttttttctccttgaCATTTATTACTGTGTAAATGGAACACCAAAGCAAAGCAGTTACCTCTGCATACTTGACCTCAGGGAGATTAGCGAGGCGCCGAGACCTCCTCGGAGGCGAGGGAGCCACGACCGCCGCCTCGATGATCCTACGCCTCTTCTGCTTCTGCTCCGccgaaaaaagaaataaaaccaaaaaaagaaagatcaaaTTAATGAACGGATCGAGCAGCGAGCGAGCAAGAGCAACCGATTAGAATGTAGAGCGCGGTGGCAGCATGAGTTGGTCACCATGGGGGAGGGGGTCTTgggggcgacggcgatggcggcggagaggtggCGCAGGTTGAGCGCCTCCATCTTGCGCTTGTTCTCCTCCACcgtcctctccctcgccgcctcgtACGCCGTCATCCCCttctccatccccatccccatctcccccccttcctcctcctcctcctcctcctcctctccctactCGATTTGCTGCGGCTTTGCGAGGCTGGAGAAGAAGGGTTtaagcgagggagagagagagaagaggcagAGAGGAATGGGGTTTTGGGTCCTTTTCAACGTCGTGGTCCTCGTGGGTCAAGTAAAGCAGAGGGCAGGCAGAGGGAATCGACCGTTGGAACGGGGAGGGGTAAAACGGTGAATTCAGGTCAGAGGGACGTGTgtccctgacaggtggggcccgcacATTCATCCGAGATGTTTCGTGCTTCGTGCGATGCGGAGTACGTGTGCGCCCGTATTTTCGGGAGAAAGGAAAGGGCACGAAAAGAATAGCTGGGCCGGAAAAgtagttagatttttttttatccgaGTTCTGGGCCGGCCCAGAAACTTGGTCCACGGGGCTAAATGTGATATATTTGGTCCGATATAAAGTGTGGTCGCGTACGGTAACAGTGAGAAGGGAATTTTTCTactaagtactacctccgtctcaaaataaatacagcCGTAGATATTCATGCCTaacatttaaccgtccgtcttatttaaaaaatttgtaaaaaatttaaaaatatttaatcacacataaagtactattcatgttttatcatctagtaacaataaaatactaatcataaaaaagttttaaataagacgaacggttaaacgttgaacgtgaataatgtaaaactacacttattttaggacggagggagtataaagatGGGTATGCAACTTGAGTAGGTACTTGACATAACTGTGATGCAGTCCAAGAACTAGATCGCGAAGGACCGAGATCCTCTGAGAAGACCGTGACTTTGATCCATTATCAGTCGTCCGATCTACAGTATCTGGTGAATAGTAAATCAGAGCAGTAGTTTTTACTTTTTTACTGTGTCTACAGTAAAAAAAACTGCAGAGCAATGTTTTGCACTGTAACACCAGATTCATTTTACTATGTTTATCTTCCGTTCGCTTCCAAAGTCAGAGGAGCCGGATCCGATTGGCGAATGCGACCTGACCTGGCACGACAATGCAAATCCAGTACAGCTGCTGTTTCAGATGATTGACGACAAGCCGATTGCCTTTCCCTTATCTGAAAAAATTTGGTCAGATCAGATGAGTCATGAAATGGATGGATGCATAGTGGTCGGAACTGTTGGATTTGTCTGACGCTGaacgcgatcgatcgatcgatctgagtGATCTCTCGAAAATGATGCCCCGTACACGTACGacttgttcactttgctactATTTTTAACATTAACAAGTTTTGTTATTGCCAATTTTAGTaaggttgtcaaaattttagcaaggctaccaaattttagcaatattttatatgtacttactaaaatttgacaacaaactaaatgtagccactttttttttaactttgccaAAAAGAAAGGTAAAGTTGAAAATAGTAGCAAAGTGAACGAGCCCGTAAATTACTCCTACGTAATATTGTCAAcctaggccttgtttagttacaaactttttcttcaaacttttaacttttcaatcacatcaaaacttttctacacacgtaaacttttaactttttcatcacatcgtttcaatttcaaccaaacttctaattttgacgtgaaaacACACCCCTAGAATGGCGATGAGGACGAAGCTGATGTGGAGTTTGATGGCGACGGAGCCATCGCCGTCAAGCACGCAAACTTATCTAGCTGCGACTCCTGATGTTCCTGGCCGTGATCGAGCTCCTGCGTTCTTGCTTAATTTGAGTGGTCGGATCGGCTACtgagctgctgcggcggcggcggctaatCGGCGGCATGAGGATCGCGGTGACGGGCGCGACGGGGTACCTCGGCAGCCGCCTGTGCGGTGCGCTGGCCGACGCCGGCCACGCCGTGCGCGCGTTCGCGCTCCgctcggcgggcggcggcggcgacgtcgaggccGGCCTGCTCCCGGCGTCCGTCGAGCTGGCGTacggcgacgtcgccgacgtggagtccctcgccgccgccttcgacaGGTGCGACGCCGTcttccacgtcgccgccgccgtcgaggcgtGGTTGCCCGATCCCTCCATCTTCATCACGGTATGTGTACAatcttttaaaaagaaaagaggattttaaaaagaAACTCGCGAAAGTTTTCAGGCAATTCCGAAAAATATATGCTCTATAAAATTGATTTGGTCATTtggtgttaaaaaaaaatgggcaTTTAATCATATCCTCGGACGTGTTATGATTATCAGGTCAATGTGGGAGGGCTCGAGAATGTTTTGAAAGCTGCCAGGAGGACACCAACAGTAAAGAAAATAGTTTATACGTCATCATTCTTTGCCATTGGCCCAACTGATGGATATGTTGCAGATGAGACACAGGTACCATATTTATATTGGAGTTCTCCTTAATTAGCTCCCTCAGTTTTCAAATCCTTCGGTCTAGAAAATCTGCCATTTCTTGTGTGAGATGTCCAGACTGAgcatgctaaaaaaaattgtgcaaaatatGATGATATGTATACTTCAAATTCCTTTcgtgaaagaaaaacatttttgcaGAGTAAACAATAAGTTGCTGATATTTCAGATGCATCAAGGAAAAACATTTTGCACGGAGTATGAGAAATCAAAGGTTCTTGCAGACCAGATCGCATTGCAGGCAGCAGCAGAGGGGATGCCAATCACCATCGTCTATCCAGGATTCATGTATGGTCCTGGAAAACTTACAGCAGGAAATCTTGTTTCTCGCATCGTAAGACAATTTCTCTACTCCTAGTTATTCATCCTGCATATATGGTATATCTgaatgaccaaaaaaaaaaagaacttgttCCTGAAATAATTAACAGCCATGAATCATGATCAGAAACTTGAACATCACTGGCTCTTAATTTGCAGTTGATCGAGAGGTTCAATGGGCGTTTACCTGGTTACATCGGGCATGGCCATGATCGAGACTCATTCTGCCATGTCGACGATGTTGTTGCTGGACATGTAGCAGCAATGGAGAAAGGCAGAGAAGGTGAAAGATACCTCCTCACCGGAGAGAACACGTCGCTGGTTCAGATCTTCGACATGGCCGCCAGGATCACGAACACAAAGGCGCCCAGATTCCACGTACCCCTCTGGTTGCTTGAAATTTACGGGTGGATTTCAGTTCTTGTTTCAAGAATCACCGGGAAGCTCCCGTTCATCAGCTACCCTGTATGTCTCTTTCTGTGCTCCTTTTATTTCCAGTACTTAGTTAGGTTCAGAGTTTGTTTTTGCAGGGTCTAGTTAGATTCAGAGTTTGCACattggtgatgatgatgatgtattGATGTGGTTACTTAGATTTCAGTTCTTGTTTGGGTTTTGCAGGCAGTGCGTGTTCTTAGGCATCAATGGGCATACTCATGTGAGAAGGCCAAGAAGGAGCTAGGGTACAGTCCTAGGAGCTTGACTGAAGGTCTATCAGAGACGCTCTTATGGCTCAAGGACAGCGAAATGATCAGATTTTAGTGTTCTACATTTCACTCATGTAAACATATCAGCATTGCTGTAACTGCATAAA from Oryza glaberrima chromosome 3, OglaRS2, whole genome shotgun sequence carries:
- the LOC127767169 gene encoding uncharacterized protein LOC127767169, encoding MRIAVTGATGYLGSRLCGALADAGHAVRAFALRSAGGGGDVEAGLLPASVELAYGDVADVESLAAAFDRCDAVFHVAAAVEAWLPDPSIFITVNVGGLENVLKAARRTPTVKKIVYTSSFFAIGPTDGYVADETQMHQGKTFCTEYEKSKVLADQIALQAAAEGMPITIVYPGFMYGPGKLTAGNLVSRILIERFNGRLPGYIGHGHDRDSFCHVDDVVAGHVAAMEKGREGERYLLTGENTSLVQIFDMAARITNTKAPRFHVPLWLLEIYGWISVLVSRITGKLPFISYPAVRVLRHQWAYSCEKAKKELGYSPRSLTEGLSETLLWLKDSEMIRF